A region of the Callithrix jacchus isolate 240 chromosome 5, calJac240_pri, whole genome shotgun sequence genome:
AGGATCCTTGAGAAAGTTAAAACCACTTTCTCTGGAATAATGCCATATGGATTTAAATCCTGCCTCTGGCTGAacacagtggcttactcctggaatcccactttgggaggccaaggcaggaggatcacttgaggccaagagttcaaggccagctttggcaacatagtgagaccctgtctctacaaaaacttaaaaaattagccaggcatggtggcatgagcctgtggtccccgctacttgggaggctgagatgagaagatcccttgaatccaagaggttgaagctgcagtgagccaagataacactactgcactccagcctgagccacagaaagAGAGCctatgtcttaaaaataaatcaatatggccaggtgcagtggcccacacctgtaatcccaggtctttgggaggctgaggtgggcggatcatgaggtcaggagtttgagaccagctgacaaacatggtgaaaccctgtctctactaaaaatacaaaaattagccaggcatggtggcgtgtgcctgtagtcccagatactctggaggctgagacaggagaattgcttgactgggaagcggaggttgcagtgagattatcctactacactccagcctggcgacagaatgagactccatctcaaaataaatgaatgcgtACATACATAGAAGTGAATCTTGCCTCTAACAGTTGTTAGTTGCTCAGCTTGGCAGAGTCACTGTAACCTATCTAACCCTCACATTTTTATCTGGAAAACAGGGGTACAGCAGTACCCGCCTGATGGGTTTGTTGagaggattaagtgagttaatacaCATTCAGTGCATTGAATAGTCTTAGCACATAGTAAACAACAACTTTTGGTGGTTTGACTAAGGAGCAGGGGAGAGAAGATAGAAGAGGCTGGCGGGATCAGGGAGGTGCCAGATCATGGAGGCCCTTGTGTGCTGCCATGAGTTGATTCTAAGAGTAGTGTGGAGCCATTGGAGGGGCCTAACTGGTGGATTCTAATAAGGGAGGATGCATGGGGATAGGGCCCGTACCCCAAACTGGGGGTTGTGTGCATCTATGTGTACATGGCCATGTGCCTGTGTGCAAATATGTACATGTCTGTAGCCAGTGGCTGAGGCTGGACTCCTGGCCAGAGCCCATGCTGAGCCCTGCTGTTCTCCGCAGGCTGTGGGTGAGTGTGGAGGATGCTCAGTTGCACGCTGTCACCATCTGGCTCACAGTACGCCCTGATATGACAGTGGCATCCCTCAAGGACATGGTGagtgaggaggctgagggtgaCACTGGGGTGGAGGCTCTCCCTTTTGCTCCTGCTTCCTCTCTGTCCTCTGGCCCTCCCTTCCCACACTCCCTCTCTTGGTGCCCCCACCAGGTTTTTCTGGACTATGGCTTCCCACCAGTTCTGCAGCAGTGGGTGATTGGGCAGCGGTTGGCACGAGACCAGGAGACCCTACACTCCCATGGGGTGCGGCAGAATGGGGATAGTGCCTACCTCTATCTGCTCTCAGCTCGCAACACCTCCCTCAACCCTCAGGAGCTGCAGCGGGAGCGGCAGCTGCGGATGCTGGAAGGTGAGGATCTGCCCCTGAGCACAACGGAACCCAGCGGGGACCCTGGACTCACTTGAGGGCGTAGGGCAAGCAGGGGTAGAGCCCCTGGGTTTTTAGTCAGGGGATCACCCAGAGGACCCTATCCAAATGGGGAAGAGAGGACCTAAGACACATGGGAGGGAGAATTTCAGGGACCCATCATGAGAACAGCTGGCATGGGGAGGGCCAGATTCTGTCCAGGCTCTGGCATTCCCAGCtacgtgaccttgggcaaggttaCTCCTATCTGCCCCCCAGTTTGCTAAAATCATAAATTGGGTacgatgatgataatgataactagtgtttattcttaatttttaacttCTGAAATGTTTCAGACCTACAGAAAAGTTGCCACATTTTACAAAGTAGTGTATAAAGAATTCCCATGTACCTTTCATGTGGGTTTTACCACATttgctttctcctgcctcagcctcttgagtagctgggattacaggcatgcgccaccacacctggctaattttttgtatctactagagatggagtttcaccatgttggtcaggttggtctggaacacctgacctaaagtgatccacccatcttggcctcccaaagtgctgggattataggcgtgagccaccacacgcagccttatcatctctttctttctttctttcttttttttttgagacggagtttcgctcttgttacccaggctggagtgcaacggcgcaatctcggctcaccgccacctccgcctcctaggttcaggcaattctcctgcctcagcctcttgagtagctgggattacaggaactcgccaccatgcccagctaattttttgtatctttagtagagatggggtttcaccatgttgacctggatggtctcgatctcttgacctcgtgatctacccgccatggcctcccaaagtgctgggattacaggcgtgagccaccgcgcccggcccatcatctctttctatataaaattattttattttctgaaccaTTTTGAGAGTAAGTTGCAGATATGATGTCTTTTTCCCTAAATAATTCAGTGTGCATTTCCTTGAAAAGAAAGGTCATTTTCTTAAATTACTAGGTATAACATCCAACTCAGGAAACTAACATTGCTACGGTACTGTCACCTAATCTGCAGATCTTACTCAGATTTTACTAGTTGTCCCACTATTGTCATTTATAGCAAGAGACCTGGCATTCAGCCGTCATGTCTGAGTCCCTTTCAGAGTCCaggccagtttctttttttgtgggggttgggggctggTGTTTCCTCTAGGATGGATGGAGTGGGCAGGGCCGTCTCAGTGGTGCCCTTGGGTTCCCTTGGTGCACCCTTCCGGAGGCACAGAAGGGCGGGTGTTATGCTGGATTTTGAAGCTCAGAGGACACGGAAGCATTTGTGGGTGGAATAGGGGCCCTGACCTTGGGGGAGCCAGGATGCCCACTTGACCAGATGGAGGCTGGAGATACCCCCAGGGAGGAGAGGATAGGGGAAGGGTCTGCCTGGCTGGCTCAGGGAGACCCACCCCCTATGAGTGTGGACCAAGTGGGCTGCATGGAACCACCACCCTTTAATTCTCCTCCAAAGATCTGGGCTTCAAGGACCTCACGCTGCAGCCTCGGGGCCCTCTGGAGCCAGTCACCCCAAAGCCCGGGGTCCCTCAGGAACTTGGACGGGGGCAGCCAGATGCAGTGCCCGAGCCCCCACCGGTAAGCTGTCCCTGGCCACACCTCCCTGGCCTCAGTATCCTCTTCTGTGCCTCTTCCCTGCCCTACCCTGCCCAGTCTGGCTCACAGCCCCCTCCGCTCCCAGGTGGGCTGGCAGTGTCCCGGGTGCACCTTCATCAACAAGCCCACGCGGCCTGGCTGTGAGATGTGCTGCCGGGCGCGCCCCGAGGCCTACCAGGTCCCTGCTTCCTACCAGCCCGATGAGGAGGAGCGAGCACGCCTGGCTGGCGAGGAGGAGTCACTGCGTCAGTACCAGCAGGTGGGCGCTGGTACTGTCCCTGGACAGACACCTGCAGACCGGATGGGGGAGGTGTAGGCCAGGAAGGGAGACACCTGCGCATTGCCGCTCCTCCCCGTTACTGCCTTGCCCCTCCTGACCATGCTGCTGGCAGTGACCCTGCACTTGCCTGTGACCTGCCCTCTCTCCAAGGTCACCCTGTCGCCCTGTGGCTGAGACCCGCTCCCTGGCTGTGGCGCACATCCAGGTTCACATACCCCACTCTCATGTGGGCTGTGGCTCCATCCCCAGCTTTGACACACCACACAAGTGTCCCTGGCTATGACCCTAGCACCCTAGCCATGACTCCACCTTAGCTCGGACCTCACCCTCACCTGTCTGTGACCTAAGCCCGCTCCACCTTGCGGCGACCTCACCCTGGACGCTACTACTCCTGACCTCCTCCCTCTCTGGCTTGGCTCAACCCTGACTTCCTGATAGACTGGCCTGGCCCCTCCCTGCTTCCTAGGGGGATGACCGCCATCCCTGGTCCTGCTCCTCTCTTAGCCCTCCCCCGCCCCCATCTGACACACGCCCTAAGGACAAATACCTGATCCCGAGACCTCCCCATTCTAATCTTACCCCTGGCCCCACTTGAGTTCCCCTTGGACCCACTGctgcccctgcccaccccacTCCTGTTCCCGTCTCAGCCTTGCTCTGCTCCCTGGCTTTGTCACTTTCCCACCCTGCCCTTGAGCTGGCTCCACCAGCCCTGGCCCCGACCCTGCCCTCTTACCCAGACTCACCACTCAGACCCTGGCCCCCTTCCTTTCTCTGCTGCCATTGCTCCCTCTCCTAGCGCCTTCCCTGGCTACCTGGCTGGCCTTCCCTCCCTTGGCTTCCCCACCTCCGCCTGGCCCCGCTCCCAGCCACGCCCCTCTCAACCTAACTGCTCCTGCCCACCCCATCCCTGATCCTCGATCCTCTATCCCCATCCCCAATCCCCCTGTCGACTGGCTCCCAGTTTTGCCTCCTGCTGGCTTGACCCAGCCCTGACCACGCCCCCTGATCCTTACCCCTTCGTGGTCTGACCCGCCCTCGAGACCCTGACCCACCCCACGGCCCCGCCCCGTGTGCCCAGCGGAAGCAGAAGCAGCAGGAGGGGAACTACCTGCAGCACGTCCAGCTGGACCAGAGGAGCCTGGTGCTGAACACCGAGCCCGCCGAGTGCCCCGTGTGCTACTCGGTGCTGGCGCCCGGCGAGGCCGTGGTGCTGCGTGAGTGTCTGCACACCTTCTGCAGGTGCGGCCCCCAATCCCACCCCCGGCAATGCAGCGTTTAACAAAGCCGTCAATTACGCAGGGCTGGACGTGGGTGGGGCCCTGTGCTCTGATATCTCATTGGACGCCCGCGAAAACATACGAGGTAGGCTCTGTTgtctccccattttgcagatgaggaacctAAGGTACAGAGAGCCAGGCAGCTTACCCAAGACCACATGGCTCATAAGAGAAGCAGCCTAGACATGGACCCAGGCATGGGTGGAGGCTCCGGAGCCTCCCTTCCCCTCTACCTTCAACCGCCAAGGCTCCTGCAGCCACGCTGCTCTCAGCCTCGCGGTGGGCATCTGCCTGTTTCGAGTCTCCTGTCATGGCCCTTCCACCCCCGGATGTGGGGAGCACAGACCCACTCACCACAGCTGACCCTTGTGGAGCAGCCCCTAGGTGGCAGGCTCCGTACCTGCCTTCTGCAACTTTCATTCCAGCAGGGAGGCCGATGTGAATTGGATAATCACTGATGTCCTTGTGAATATTGTCTACATACAGTACATGAAATTGCTACATAGAGTACATTAAGATACAATAGGAGTCCTTCCCAGAGAGGTGGTCTAGAAGCTTCCAGGGAGGTAGCCCCAGAGCAGGGACTGGAAGGCCTGATGTAGGTGTGAGCCTGGCCTGTTGGAGAAGACTGAGGAGGTCTCTtggtggctggagcagagggatGACGTGGGTAATCAGAGAGCAGGGTAGACAGGTGTTGAGTCCATGAACAGTTGGGATTTGGTGTGGGTGGGATGGAGGCCACCGGGGAGACGTGGCTGCTGTGCTGAGATAGACTTTAGGGGCCAGATGGATGCAGGGTGCCCAGCGAGGAGGCTCCTGCAGTCACCAGGTGGGGGTTGATAGGGCCTGGACCAGAGAATTGGACAGGGTGGAGGCCTTGGTGATGGATGGGAAGGAAGGGGATATTGAGGAGAAGCCCACCTGGGGTGACTGAGAGAGGCCCCTGGGGTCAGGCCTTGCCATGTGAGGGGTGGAGTCCCCAGTGGATGGGGTTCCGATGACCCtcactctcctcccctcccctcccccagggaATGCCTGCAGGGCACCATCCGCAacagccaggaggcggaggtctcCTGCCCCTTCATTGACAACACCTACTCATGCTCGGGCAAGCTGCTGGAGAGGGAGATCAAGGCGGTAAGTCCTCAGGTGGGAGATATACCCCAAGTGCCAAGGAACTAGGCCCCAAGCAGGCAGGTAGGGACTGGCTCAGGCAGCAGgcatcttaacttttttttttttggagatggggtctatTGCCcaagccggtctcaaactcctgggcttacctGATCATCCAACCTCCGCCCTCCAGACATTTTTCAAGGGCTTTGTCCTTGTAGGGTGCTGAGACCCCAATCAGAAAAAGATTTGAGGGGAGTAGCTAGTCAAGGAGCCACATTTATGAAGCAAAGACAGCAGAGTTGTTAAGAGTCAGcgacttggccaggcatggcagctcacacctctaatcccagtactttgggaagctgaggtgggcagattgcttgaattcacacagaccagcctgggcaacatggcaaaaccctgtctctccaaaacagatttaaaaaatagcgGGGTGTGgaggcatgcgcctgtagtc
Encoded here:
- the RBCK1 gene encoding ranBP-type and C3HC4-type zinc finger-containing protein 1 isoform X1, which codes for MDEKTKKAEEMALSLTRAVAGGDEQVAMKCAIWLAEQRVPLSVQLKPEASPTQDIRLWVSVEDAQLHAVTIWLTVRPDMTVASLKDMVFLDYGFPPVLQQWVIGQRLARDQETLHSHGVRQNGDSAYLYLLSARNTSLNPQELQRERQLRMLEDLGFKDLTLQPRGPLEPVTPKPGVPQELGRGQPDAVPEPPPVGWQCPGCTFINKPTRPGCEMCCRARPEAYQVPASYQPDEEERARLAGEEESLRQYQQRKQKQQEGNYLQHVQLDQRSLVLNTEPAECPVCYSVLAPGEAVVLRECLHTFCRECLQGTIRNSQEAEVSCPFIDNTYSCSGKLLEREIKALLTAEDYQRFLDLGISIAENRSAFSYHCKTPDCKGWCFFEDDVNEFTCPVCFHVNCLLCKAIHEQMNCKEYQEDLALRAQNDVAARQTTEMLKVMLQQGEAMRCPQCQIVVQKKDGCDWIRCTVCHTEICWVTKGPRWGPGGPGDTSGGCRCRVNGIPCHPSCQNCH
- the RBCK1 gene encoding ranBP-type and C3HC4-type zinc finger-containing protein 1 isoform X2, which translates into the protein MDEKTKKAEEMALSLTRAVAGGDEQVAMKCAIWLAEQRVPLSVQLKPEASPTQDIRLWVSVEDAQLHAVTIWLTVRPDMTVASLKDMVFLDYGFPPVLQQWVIGQRLARDQETLHSHGVRQNGDSAYLYLLSARNTSLNPQELQRERQLRMLEDLGFKDLTLQPRGPLEPVTPKPGVPQELGRGQPDAVPEPPPVGWQCPGCTFINKPTRPGCEMCCRARPEAYQVPASYQPDEEERARLAGEEESLRQYQQMRNLRECLQGTIRNSQEAEVSCPFIDNTYSCSGKLLEREIKALLTAEDYQRFLDLGISIAENRSAFSYHCKTPDCKGWCFFEDDVNEFTCPVCFHVNCLLCKAIHEQMNCKEYQEDLALRAQNDVAARQTTEMLKVMLQQGEAMRCPQCQIVVQKKDGCDWIRCTVCHTEICWVTKGPRWGPGGPGDTSGGCRCRVNGIPCHPSCQNCH
- the RBCK1 gene encoding ranBP-type and C3HC4-type zinc finger-containing protein 1 isoform X3; amino-acid sequence: MGCGRMGIVPTSICSQLATPPSTLRSCSGSGSCGCWKIWASRTSRCSLGALWSQSPQSPGSLRNLDGGSQMQCPSPHRWAGSVPGAPSSTSPRGLAVRCAAGRAPRPTRSLLPTSPMRRSEHAWLARRSHCVSTSRECLQGTIRNSQEAEVSCPFIDNTYSCSGKLLEREIKALLTAEDYQRFLDLGISIAENRSAFSYHCKTPDCKGWCFFEDDVNEFTCPVCFHVNCLLCKAIHEQMNCKEYQEDLALRAQNDVAARQTTEMLKVMLQQGEAMRCPQCQIVVQKKDGCDWIRCTVCHTEICWVTKGPRWGPGGPGDTSGGCRCRVNGIPCHPSCQNCH